The following DNA comes from Acidobacteriota bacterium.
GCGACACCAGATTGAAATTTACGAGGAACACCTCGCCTCCCAGGCGATCAAAAGCCTCCTGATCCGGCTGCCGGCGCTGCCGGCCGCTGCCGCGCCACTGATCGGACGGACGGCGCTGGTCACGTGCGCCCCCGGCGACGAACACGACCTGATCCCGATGGCCATGAGCGCGTATCTCGAGACGAAAGGCTGGCAGGTGAAAAACCTCGGCGGCAGCCTGCCGGTCGGGCAGATTGTCGCCGCCGCGACAGCCCTGGAACCGGACGTGCTGTTCATCACCCTGACGATGCTGTTTCTGATCGATGAGCTGCTCGCGGTTCTGGATGGATTGCGCCGGGACTACCCGGACGGCAAGGTGATCGTGGGAGGCCGCGGAACTGTGGCCGCACAGGCCTTGCTGGAAAGTCGCGGGGCCTTCGTGGCCCGGGATTTTGATCACGGACACCGCCTGGCTCTGCAGGTGAGCCATCATGCGTAGTCTGACCGCTCTGCGGATGGTCATCCACGATCGGTCGTCCACGGCGGGTTCGCTTCTCGGCGTGGTGGCCATCGTGTTTTTGGTCGGGCAGCAGCTGTCCATTCTGTTCGGGCTGTTGAATTACATGTCCGTTCTGGTGGATCACAGCGGCGCGGACGCATGGATCATGAGCCGGAACGCGCGCAATGCCGATGCCGGGTTTTTAATCTCGGATCGCTACATCGATCGGATCATCGGATTGCCGGAAGTCGCCTGGGCCGAGCCGGTCCTGATCGGGAACGGGCTGTTCCGAACCACGGATGGTTCGTATGAGTCGGTTCGGGTGGTGGGCAGCCGCCGGCCGCGATTTGCAGGCGGGCCGTGGCGATTCGCCCAGTCGAATGAGGATGCGTTGCTGGACCTGGAATCCGTCACCGTGGACCGCCTGGATCTGGACAAGCTGGGCAATCCGGGTCTCGAGGAGATAACGGAAATCGGCGAACGCCGCGTCCGCGTGCGGGCGGTCACGGAGGGAGCCCGGGGCTTTCAGGGGACACTGGTCTTTGCCTCCATCGAGAAAGTCAGGGAAATCGCCCGCACGCCGGCGGGGATGGCCTCCGTCATTCTGGTGCGCTTCGTCGACGGTTCCAACGCTGCGGCCACACTGGCCAAGTTGCGGACGATCATGTCGTTCGCGAGCGTGTACAGCACCGCTGAACTCGCGCACCGGACCCGGCTGTATTATTTTACCAACACCGGTATCGGCGGCAGCTTCGGCTTCTCCACGGTGATCGCGGTCCTGATCGGCGTGGTGATCATTTCCCTGACCATGTACACCAGTGTGCTGGGCCGAACGCAGGATTTCGCGGTGATGCGCGCCATCGGCGGCCGCAAATGGGACATCGCCGTGGTGGTGTTCGTCGAGGCGCTCATCATCACCGGTGTCGGTCTGTTCGCCGGTTTCCTGATGCTGGCCGCTTTGCTCAACACCACCGGAAATTCCTCCATCCCCAGCTATCTGCCCGGTGTTGTGCCGCCCGTCCTGGCGGCGGGGACCTTGATCGTCAGCCTGCTGGGTTCCGCCATCGCTCTGCGCACGGCGCTCAAGGCCGATCCGGCGGCGGTATTCCACTGATGAACGGGGCAGTCTCATGGTGACGTTGCGATTGGAGGGGATCGCGAAGGATTTTTCGGACGGGCGTCAGATCCGCCGGGTGCTGTTCCCGACGGATTTGACGCTGTTGTCGGGGAAACTGATGGTTGTCTCCGGCCCTTCGGGCAGCGGCAAAACCACGCTGCTTTCCATCATGGGGCTTGTGCTCCGACCGTCCGAAGGCCGGCTGTTTCTCAACGATCAAAACATCACGAGCCTGTCCGACAACCAGTCGGCGGATATCCGTTTGCGGAACTATGGTTTTGTGTTTCAGCAGCCGATGCTGATCGAAGGTCTCAGCGTGATGGACAATATCTTGTTGGCCATGGCGGTGCAGGGTGGACGTCCGCCGGCAACCGCGCGGGCGAAGGCCCGCGGTCTCCTGAAGAACCTCGGTCTCGATGACGTGGGCCATTTTCAACCGCGCTTGCTGTCCGGTGGAATGAAACAGCGGGCCTCCATCGCTCGGGCCCTGGTCAAGGACCCGGCTGTTCTGCTGTGCGATGAACCGACATCGGCACTCGATGCCGAGAGCGGACAAGGGGTGATGGGCGTTCTCAAGCGCATCGCCATCGAGGAGCAGCGGATCGTCGCCGTGGTCTCGCATGACGCCCGGGTGTTCCCCTACGCCGACCGCCTCATCAAAATCGAGAATGGCCGTGTGGTCTCAGATACGATGGAACATTATGTCAGACAATAGGATATGACGCCATGAAATTGCCGAAATGGATCATTTGGTTGATCTTCGTAATTGTGGTGATCGCCGGATCCTACTACACGGTTGTATCCCTCCGCCGGGCGGCGGCGCCGCCGGAGCCGGCCAAAACACCTTCGCTGGACAACGCCCCGGTCCGGCTGTATGGCCGCGTGGAACCCCTGCACCGGGAGGTGTTCCTCGGGCCGCTGCAACCCCGCCGCGTGACGAAGATCCTGGTCAAAGAGGGAATGGAAGTCCATCCGGGGCAGGTGCTGGTGGAGTTGGATTCGGATGTGGAGCAACAGGCGGCCCAGCTTGCCCGCTTGCGGGTCCTGGAATTGGAATCCCAACTGGACAGGCTCCTTGACGAACTCAGGCGCGAGGTTCCGCTGACCGAGATCCGCCCCGGTGAAATGCAGAACGCCCTGCAGGTTTTGGTACTGCGGGTTCGGGAGCTGGAATCCCGGCTGGATCTCGTTCTGGATGAGCTGAAACGCAAGGAGCCGTTGTCCCAAATCGGAGCGGTGTCGGAGCAGGATTTCAGCCAGAAGATTCTGGAAGCGAAAAGCATCCGCAGCCAGATCGCCACCGCGACAGCGGAAGCGGAATTGGATTTCCAGCAGAAACAGTTGCAGGCCGAAAGCATCCGCCGGCAGATCGCCACTGCCAAAGCCGAAGTGGAATTGAAACGCCGTGAGCTGGACAAGCTGACTCTGGTTTCACCCATCGAAGGGATGGTGTACAAACTGGACGTTCGCATCGGCGAGCTGCTGACCGCCCAGGATTACGCCCGCATCGTGCTGGGCGAAAGGCGGAAACAGATCCGGATGTATGTCGAGAGCTACTGGTTTGGCAAGATCCGCCAGGGGGATCGGTTTCAGATTCGAGATGGCGAAACTCTGGAACGGATCGGCGAGGGAACCGTCACCGAGGTTTCCCAGTATGTGGGCGTCCGGGATTTTCGGACGGAGGATTCCATGGAACGCCTGGATACAAAATACGCGCAGGCGATTCTGAGCGTGGACAACAGCACGGACATCCCTCTCGGCAAACTGGTGCTGTGCGATCGCACACTTTCGGGACAATGATACCGTGCGCCGTGCGCCTGCAGCGGCATCTGCGACGACCGGCTCGATCTCTGCGGGTGGCGCAGGTTGGCGTGGACTCTGATTGGTTCGGCCGGTCCGGGGCCGAGAATCGGCCATTCATGAAAACCCGCCGGTCGTCATGAACAGCGCGCGGGGCCTGGTATCCAGGCCCCGCATTGTTTTGGTCAGCAATAGCGGCGCTTCCCGGTGAGCGGGCCGCCGAGACTCCGCCGCGATCAGGCAAGGTCGAACCGGTCCAGGTTCATCACCTTGTTCCACGCCGCC
Coding sequences within:
- a CDS encoding FtsX-like permease family protein; amino-acid sequence: MRSLTALRMVIHDRSSTAGSLLGVVAIVFLVGQQLSILFGLLNYMSVLVDHSGADAWIMSRNARNADAGFLISDRYIDRIIGLPEVAWAEPVLIGNGLFRTTDGSYESVRVVGSRRPRFAGGPWRFAQSNEDALLDLESVTVDRLDLDKLGNPGLEEITEIGERRVRVRAVTEGARGFQGTLVFASIEKVREIARTPAGMASVILVRFVDGSNAAATLAKLRTIMSFASVYSTAELAHRTRLYYFTNTGIGGSFGFSTVIAVLIGVVIISLTMYTSVLGRTQDFAVMRAIGGRKWDIAVVVFVEALIITGVGLFAGFLMLAALLNTTGNSSIPSYLPGVVPPVLAAGTLIVSLLGSAIALRTALKADPAAVFH
- a CDS encoding ABC transporter ATP-binding protein, whose translation is MVTLRLEGIAKDFSDGRQIRRVLFPTDLTLLSGKLMVVSGPSGSGKTTLLSIMGLVLRPSEGRLFLNDQNITSLSDNQSADIRLRNYGFVFQQPMLIEGLSVMDNILLAMAVQGGRPPATARAKARGLLKNLGLDDVGHFQPRLLSGGMKQRASIARALVKDPAVLLCDEPTSALDAESGQGVMGVLKRIAIEEQRIVAVVSHDARVFPYADRLIKIENGRVVSDTMEHYVRQ
- a CDS encoding biotin/lipoyl-binding protein; translated protein: MKLPKWIIWLIFVIVVIAGSYYTVVSLRRAAAPPEPAKTPSLDNAPVRLYGRVEPLHREVFLGPLQPRRVTKILVKEGMEVHPGQVLVELDSDVEQQAAQLARLRVLELESQLDRLLDELRREVPLTEIRPGEMQNALQVLVLRVRELESRLDLVLDELKRKEPLSQIGAVSEQDFSQKILEAKSIRSQIATATAEAELDFQQKQLQAESIRRQIATAKAEVELKRRELDKLTLVSPIEGMVYKLDVRIGELLTAQDYARIVLGERRKQIRMYVESYWFGKIRQGDRFQIRDGETLERIGEGTVTEVSQYVGVRDFRTEDSMERLDTKYAQAILSVDNSTDIPLGKLVLCDRTLSGQ